In the genome of Falsibacillus pallidus, the window ATAATTGAAACACCTTCCCGCATGTATTCATACGTATCTTTACCGAATGTCATTAATTTTGCGTTCAAATCTTTACGTAAACTGAAACCAGTACCAAAACCATGACCACCAATACTAAAGTTACATAAAAGATATGTGCAATACATCATAAGCCTTTCGGAAAAAGGAGCGTCTTGTGAACTTGTAATGGTTCCTCCCGGAGTGGCTGGTGGTTGAATATCATTTTGAAGAAGAATTTGCTCCGTCTCATTAATAATTTCCTTTGAAAGTTCTTTCCCTTTAATAAAATAGTTTTTTACTTCTTTATCCTTGGCACATTGGGCAAAACCCGTCATCAGTTGCATACCAGTAATATTTGTCTCAACGCCATGATAAAGAATTCCAAACTCAACAATATTTATTGGACGTCTATCCCCAAAAAGTATTTAAATGTACCATATTTTGAATTATTAGATGGGGTGGAGGGTATTTTAGGTCAAGTTCCATCTGACAAAGAAATTTTAGTTGTTTGTGCCAAAGAGGGTTCATCCATCATGATTGCTGATATGCTTTTTGAGGAAGGCTTAGATGTTGCCTACTTAAAAGGTGGTATGAAGGCATGGAGCGAACACTTAGAGCCTATAAAAGTGGGGAATTTAAAAGATGGTGGAGAGATTTATCAATTTGTTCGTATTGGAAAAGGTTGTCTATCATACATGGTCGTTTCAAATGGTGAGGCTGCAATTATCGATGCAACAAGAATGACAGATATCTATACTAAGTTTGCTGAAGATATTAATGCAACAATTATACATGTATTTGATACACATTTACATGCGGATCATATTTCAGGTGGAAGAGCAATTGCAGAAAAAACCAATGCTACGTACTGGCTACCTCCAAAGGATGCAATAGAAGTCACATATGAGTATCAACCATTAGAGGGTGGTATAGATGTAACAATTGGTAATACAACAATTAATATTCACGCTTTATATTCTCCCGGTCATACGATTGGATCAACGTCTTTTGTTGTAGATGAAAAGTTCTTACTTTCAGGTGACATTTTATTCATTGATTCTATTGGTAGACCCGATTTAGCCGGTAAGGCAGAAGACTGGGTAACCGATTTGAGAGAAAGTCTTTACAAACGTTATAGGAAATTATCAGAGGAACTTATTGTTCTTCCCGCTCATTTTATGATTATTGATGAATTAAACGAAGATGGCAGTGTTTCTAAAAAATTAGGAACCCTTTTTGAACAAAATCATGGTTTAAATATTGAAGACGAAAATGAATTTAGAAAATTAGTGACTGAAAACTTACCGCCACAACCAAATTCCTATCAGGAAATTCGTGAAACGAATATGGGTAAAATCAGTCCAGATGAAGAAAAACAACGCGAAATGGAAATCGGACCAAACCGTTGTGCAGTTCGATAAGTAAAATATGAATCTACTAGGAGGAGTTTTAACATGAACATAGCAAAAGTATTAGACGCAAAAGGTTTAGCATGTCCAATGCCAATTGTAAAAACAAAAAAGGCAATCAATGAATTAGAAGTAGGAGAGATTTTAGAAATTCATGCTACAGATAAAGGGACAAAAAGTGATCTTTCTGCATGGGCAAAATCAGGTGGTCATGAATTGCTTAAGGACACAGAAGATGAAGGTGTACTAAAGTTCTGGATTAAAAAAGGGTAATCCAATTTTGAAAGGGAACTAAAGTGGTTCCCTTTTCCCATACAGTGGGTGTAAGAGTGGACTTTATATTTATAATAACTATTTTCCTCCTAGGATTTATAGGTTCATTTATTTCAGGAATGGCTGGTATTGGGGGAGCGATCATTAATTATCCAATGTTATTATATATACCTCCACTAGTCGGTGTAGGTGTATTAAGTGCCCATGAAGTTACTGGGATAACGGGAGTGCAAGTGTTTTTTGCAACCATTGGTGGAGTATGGGCCTATAGGAAAAGTGGGTATTTGAATCGAACATTAATTACGTACATGGGTATAAGTATATTATTAGGTAGTTTCATAGGAAGTTATGGGTCAAAAATGATGACAGAAGAAACTATTACCCTTGTATATGGGATATTAGCCTTGTTAGCAGCCGTTATGATGTTTTTACCAAAAAGGGGTAGAGAAGGCATACCACCAGCGCAGGTTTCATTTAATAAATGGTTGGCAGGGATAGCCGCGTTAATTGTAGGAGCAGCAGCAGGAATCGTAGGTGCTGGGGGGGCATTTTTATTAGTACCAATTATGCTCGTTATGCTTAAAATTCCAACGCGTATGACAATCGCATCGTCGCTGGCCATTACTTTCATTTCTTCTATTGGTGTTACAGTAGGTAAGGTTTCGACTGGACAAGTAGAATTACTTCCTGCTCTGATTATGGTTGTTGCAAGTTTAGTTGCTTCCCCATTGGGAGCAAAATTGGGTCAAAAAGTGAACACTAAAGTTCTTCAATGGATTTTGGCATTACTAATCTTGGGCACCTCTATTAAGATTTGGGTAGATATTTTGCTCTAGGATTTGGAAAAAGCAAAAAATCATTAGTTTTCTTTATAGTTTTGTCATGTACGAATCCCCCAAAATGAAGGAGGGGATTCCAAAATACTTCCCAAGGATACCGAACAACGTCTAATTGGATGCATTGACAAGAGTATTGTATGATAATTTTCCAGAACAAATGGCAATAAGAATTAAGAAAACACTTTTAGTGGACCGTATAATGACATGATACGGGTAATATTTAATACTCCAATATAAAGCAGACTTCAGAAGAAAGTATCCCTTTTTAATTTGTCTCATAAAGAAATTTTCCTGTTTGGAAAGTATCAATATCCCCTAAAATTCCTTTTTCCTTCGAGATTTTTTTATTTTAGATGAATATTAATATTTGTTTTGATTAAATCTAAGATAACAAGGAGGAAAGAGATATGTATTTAAAATATTCATTAGGGTTTTTAATCGGTTCTTTAATTCAAGCAGGGATTGTAATGATGGCTGAGAAAATGGGTATTTCACATATGGGGGCCAAACTAACTTTTGTACAGTTACTTCTTCACATTGGTGCCGGTCAAATTGCTGGTTATCTCCTGTTAAATATCATAAGAAAAGCAAAGGTCTTACAAGACTTAGGGACGTTTATTATTGGTATCATTTGGGGAGGGATAATCTGGGCAATTGTTATTCCTTTAAATGCTGCCCAAGGAAAAGTAAAATTACCTTGGGAGGCAGGAACAAGTACAGTCATTTCAAGCATTTTGGCTTTTTTTGTTTTTGGGATAATTGCTACATATACCATTAAACATTATGGTTATAGAAGAATGCAGACAGAAGGTAGACACTAAAAGAATAATAATTTTAAATCTTATTTTCATAGTGGAAATAAGATTTATAAAAAATGATCAATGGCGTGAATAATATTATCTGCTATTGATCTTTCTTTTTGGTCTGCAAAATCATGGTTATTTCTATAAAAAGTTACTTCTACATGAAATTTATTTAATATCTCATTTAGAATAGTTGACAGTTAATGAATAATAAAATATATTTATTGTAAGTTATCACTAACATACAATATAAACTGGTTATTAAAAGTAATCATTAAAGGAACAGTGAACATTAAATGTAAGTTTGTGCTAACTAACATAAAAGGAGGAAGAACATGAAAGTGCTAAATCGTATATTTGTGTTAATTAAAAATAATTCTATGAAATTAATCCTTTTGTCTATTGTAAGTATATTTGTCTTGGCGATAGGTGCTGCTAGCGTAAACCTTGCTACCGGGAATGAGACATTAATTGAAAAAGACACAAAGGCTTTTCAAGATAACTTGGAATTAGAAAAAGAATTCGGTGGAGAATCCATTATTGTTTTATATGAGAGTGAAAACCCAAAAGACTTATTAACCATAGAGTCCATTCAACACATGGAGAAATTAGAAGAAAAACTAAATGCATATGATGAAATCTATACAATTATTAGCCCGAATACAATGATTCAACAAATTTCTGTAAAACAATCTGAGAAATATTTAGAAGGATTAAATGATGTAACAGCAGGTTTAGAAAAAATGGGCACAACCTTAAAAGAGATTAGTGATAAACTTGGAAAAAATATTGGGGGTAATCAAGGCAACGATAATTTAGAACTAAATTTTGAAAATCTAAATAGTGGAATAAGTAAAATGATTGAGGGTCAGAAAAAATTATCAGATGGTACTGGACAATTAGTGACTGGCTATTCTAATATAGGAAATCAACTATATCAAGCATCGATAAACTTGAAAAATTTAAGTGACCAATTAGGAAAATCATTAACAAAACCTGAGCAACAAAAACAACTTCAACAATTAAGCCAAATGACAAAACAATTGGAAGAACTATCAAAACAAATGGTAGTAGCATCGGAAAAAGGCGCAAAATTAAATGAAGTCCCTAAAAATACAATCACTGGATTAAGTAATATGCAACAAGGACTTAATGGTCAAATATCATCTATGAATCAACTAAACTCAAAAAAGGCAACCCAGTTAAATGAATTAAAAACACTTGCTAATGGTCTTTCCGAAATGGGAAACCAATTAATTGTTATTAGTGAAAATTTAAATACAATGATCGCCTATTCCGATAACATGACTCCTGCACTCCCAAAGACGCAGAAAACATTGAATAAAATGATCTATGATGATAACGGCAATCTAAGGGATATATTTAGTGGAGTTATGGCAGATGAAAATAATATGTTAATGATTGTGAAATTTAAGGGTGGAGTGAATGATTCAACCAAAAGCGAAGTTGCAGGGACAATACAAAATCACCTAAATAACAATGAACTAAGTGAAGTGAGCACATTGGTGTCAGGTAAGCCTGTACTAGACGATTCGATTCGAACATCAATGAGAGATAGTATGAAAAAAATGATGGGGTTGTCCATATTATTTATGATTATCGTGTTGACTGTCATTTTTAAAGTGAAGTGGAGACTACTCCCACTTATTGTGATTATGCTTGCGGTTATTGCAACGATTGGATTAATGGGATGGTTAAGCATTCCTATGACAATGGTTTCAATGGCTGTATTTCCGATATTAATAGGGCTTGGAATTGATTATGCAATTCAATTTCAAAGCCGTTATACTGAAGAAATGGAAAAAGAGGGTGAAACTGAATGAAAAATAAAATACAAAAACAGAGTATAACTAGTTTAAAAAATACCTTAAAACATATGGTTCCTGCTGTTTTTACAGCAATTATTGCCACGGGTCTAGGATTTATAGCACTGTTTACATCACCAGTACCAATGATTAAAGACTTTGGAAAAATGCTTACTATTGGTATAGGGATTAGTTTTGTGGTTGGTTTATTCATATTAATACCAATTTTATTTACTAGAGATCGCTTTTTTCCCAAGGAAGGAGGCAAAATTAATAAAAAGCATGGCAAGGCAAAATCGGATGTTATTCTTGAAAAAATAACAAAGAAGGTTGTTTCATTAAAATGGCTCGTTATTATACTTGCCATCATAACATCAGGCATTGGTATTTGGGGAGATTTGAATACAGGTGTGGAGACTGATGTTGAGACGTTTATGCCACAAAATAACCAAGAGTTAAAGGATATTCATAAATTAAGAGATATTTTAGGGACAACAGATCAAGTCTCTATTATGTACAGTGGAAAAAATGTTTTAGAAGATAATACAATTAAGTGGACAGATACCATGACGGAGTCTTTGAAGAATGAGTTTCCAAATGTAGTGGTAGATACAAAGTCTATTACAAGTGTTTTAAAACAAACAAACAATGGGGAACTCCCTGAAAATTCAGTGGAAATAATTAATAATATGCCGAAGGATCAATTAAAACTTTTTATCAACGAAGGTAAAACAAAAGGGGTTATTACTGTTGGTATTAAGCACTTAGAGGCAAGTGAACTGAAAAGTTTTATTAGTAATTTAGAATCTTTTGTAACTCAAAATCAAGCAGACTCTGTATCAACTACTGTAACTGGTAAATCTGTTCTTGACGTTGAAATGGTTTCTTCATTAACTACGGGTAGACATAAAATGACTTTAATTGGTATTGGACTTGTGTTTCTTGGGTTATTAGTAATTTATCGTCATCCAGTAAAGGCATTTATACCGTTACTTCCGATTCTGTTTATAATAGGTTGGTCTGGTGGAATTATGTATTTATTCGATATTCATTATACGCCGCTAACAGCGACGCTTGGGGCTTTAATTATTGGAATAGGTACCGAGTTTACCATTTTAATCATGGAAAGATTTTACGAAGAGCGTGAGAAAGGTCTATCGAGTTATGAATCCATTATTATGGCAAACAAAAAAATTGGTAAATCTGTTTTTGCATCAGGAATGTCGGTAATTGGTGGTTTTAGTGCGTTATTAGTATCGGACTTCGTTATATTGAGCAATTTTGGTATGATGACATTATTGAATGTTTTCTTTGCACTAATTAGTACCATAATTGTTATGCCTGCAATTTTAATTATTCTTGATAAGTTTATTAAAGTAAAAATACCGATGGAAACGCAGGGGATATAGGGGTGAATGTAATTTGAGAGATAAAACAGATCAAATAATTCGAGCAGCAATAAATGTATTTGTTAAAAAGGGTTTTCTCCAAGCAACTACCCAAGAGATTGCCAAGGAAGCAGATGTTGCTGAAGTAACTTTGTACCGTAAATTTTCCACTAAACAAAATTTGTTTGAAACTGTAATAAAAAAGGTTTTAGAAAACCAGTTTCAAACTAAAATTATTAAAATTGCAGAAGAAAATACTGATTCATTCTTTTTGAAAATATTAGATGACCGTCTAGAAACCTTATCAAAAAATCATAAAATGATTAAAATGCTTCTCGCAGAAAGCCTGATGGGAAACTTATCTAATGACCTGAATTTTCCCGTATTAATTTTCAATGGATTAAAGAAAGGTATCCAACTTCACTTTGATTGTATGAATATTAATGCTAATGTCGAATTGGTTGCTCAGCAAATTGGAGGAATCCTTTTAAGTAATGTGCTGTTTATCAATGGTGCCCCTTATTTTGAATTAACTCATGAAGAGAAGAAGGTTATTTTAAATCATCATTTACAATCATTAAAAGCAAATTTATAAAAGTGTGGCAGCAAGACAAAAAAACTGGTTAAACATAAACCGGTTTTTTGTTTCCAACTTACAGGAGGTGCATTATGACTACTTCCGATATGGTAGAAGAATTATTTTCAGGCGAGAACCTAACAGATAAACAGAAAAGAATAATAGAAGCAGCAATTCTTACTTTTTCGAAGAATGGATTTTCTGGCACATCGACTAGAGAGATTGCTATTAAGGCAGGAGTGGCTGAAGGTACTATTTTTCGATACTATCATACTAAAAATGATTTACTACAAACTATCATGGATAGAACTCTTATAAGATTGACTGACTTTTACCTTGATGAAGATGATCTTACTAATCCATCTGACTATGAGAATAATAATTTAAAAGACTTTGTTAAAAAATTATCTAGGAATAAATATCAATTTGTAAAAAGATACACGCCTATTATAAAAATCCTTTTGCAAGAGTTTGCTTTTCAGAAGGCAAACTGGGAACCATATTTATTAGGTTATTATACGGGAATCAATAGGGAGTTTAGAAATATCTATTTAAAAATGCAAACAGAGGGGGATTTTACTGAAATTGAACCTAAAGTTGCATTCAGGTTAACATTATCAACTATTGTTGGTTATTTATTAATGAAACATATTTTACTACAAGAAGAAAATTTGGAAGATGAAGATGAAGTTGAAGTTATCACCAATTATGTAATTAATGGACTTTTAACTAAGATTGGATTTTAACTTAATATGAAACGGTATACAAAAGTTGGAAAGAACCAAAAACTACTACCATTCCTTAATCATATATAGGTGTTACGGTATAACAACCCCTTATTCCACTGGGACCAGATTGCCAAGCAGGAATAGGCGATGAAAAAGCAGGGGGTGGTCCCATAGGGGTTGGATATTGTCCTCCTCCGATTGGTGGTAGTGCGATAATCCCACCTGAATATTGTCTATCTGGATAGTCAAGTTGTTCAATATTGTTTTCTTCATAATAATACAAATCATCGTAATACAATGCACATACCTTCTTTCTAATAAAATTCATATTAATTTATGTTAATTTGCCTTATGCGGTGAATATAACAATTGCCATATTCTGTTTTGTGACCTCAAGAAGGTATAGGAATTACTTTGTATTTAGGGTACAGAAAAGCGAAGAAACACGTAACTATGTCAAATTAAAATAAAGTTTGCAGAATGAGAAAAAAGTCTGCCTAAGAAGAAAAAAGTTTGCACACAGCCTCGTGAGTATATCCGGTATATGGATGTATTCACGGGGTTTTTTGTTTAGAAATTGTAGTCTTATAGATGTACCCTGAGGGGATTACAGGTCCCCTTACGGGGTGTATAACTAATGAATAAGTATAGTAATAGATATGTCCCTAACATATCTCTATCTAAAGGGATTCAATCTGATATCAATTCAATCAATGAATTCCTACACCCATAACGTGTATAACGCTTCAAGTGGTTTCTCCCATGAAAATAAATATAATTAGGAATAGGTCATATCAAATGGATTCATCAGATACCGGGGGTACTTGTTTATCCTGAGTATGGGCTACCAATGTATGACAGTAAAGTGCTATACGGGGATAAAGAAGCATGATCACTAAAGGGTGGTGTATAGGAGAACCGTAAGGTGTCTTATTGTTTCCCTGTAACTCCCGTTTATAAAGTTTCACTTTCACTTACAATTTGAAAATGTTCAGAAATGGGGAAGTGGGAGCCAGACTAAGTTGAGGCCGATGATTAGACTATCGAATCGGGAACGTATCTACGATGTCTTTCCTTGTTTTTTTATTTGGAGAAGGATGGGGTGGGTAATTCTACATAAGTACAGCACAAGGGACGTTCCAGTATCACTATGAGTGAAGGAGTACTAGAACCACCCGAATCAAGGGAAGCCCACGTCCAGCAACGTGTAACAAGCCCCAAGCAAGGTACTCGCCCTTAAAAAGATAAATAAATAAATAATTAGCATTGGTCTCGTGGTAAGTAAGGGAATGGTGGTGGTACAGGAGAAACCGTAAGGTATAGTAGTGTTTCCTGTTACTGCAGTTTACAACTCATTTTTATATTTAGTAACTGTATAAGATAAGGGGAAGAGGTTGTCAGACTATGTATGACTGATGGATTACACTATAGAATCGGGAACGTATCTACGATACCTCTCCCCGGTCTTTTTATTTGTAGAAGAACTGGGTGGACAATCCCCGTATAAGTACAGCACAAGGGACATTTCCATGTTTCACTGAAGCGAGCATTAGAACCAACCCGCTCAAGGAAAGCCCACGTCCGGGAAGGTGTAACAAGCCCCAAGCAAGTTTCTCGCTCATAAAAAAATAAATATATAAATAATTAAGCATTGGTCTCGTGGTAAGTAAGGGAATAGTGGTGGTACAGGGGAAACCGTAANNNNNNNNNNNNNNNNNNNNNNNNNNNNNNNNNNNNNNNNNNNNNNNNNNNNNNNNNNNNNNNNNNNNNNNNNNNNNNNNNNNNNNNNNNNNNNNNNAAGCAAGTTTCTCGCTCATAAAAAAATAAATATATAAATAATTAAGCATTGGTCTCGTGGTAAGTAAGGGAATAGTGGTGGTACAGGGGAAACCGTAAGGTATAGTAGTGTGCTGCTTCACCTTTCAAGGGAAATCCAAATCCAGAAACGTATATCATACTTCAGACAGAAGCACTCGCCCATATAAAAATATATATAAATAAATAATTAGGTATGGGTATTGTGGTAAGGAAGGGAATGACGGTGGTATAGGAGGAACCGTAAGGTACTACGTATGAGGGAATAGACTATCGAATTGAAAAGGTACCTTCGATACCCCTTCTCGGTTATTTTATAAAGGTGAGGATAAAAAGAAAAGCCTTTCTCCTAAATACATCACTCTACTTCTTAAAACTGAATTCTATTTTGGAACATGAAAAAGAGTAAGAGGGAAAAGGAATTTAGGGGGATAGTGATTATTTATGCATTCATGTCTTTTTACTCTATTGGCGAGGTGCGAATAACATTACTGAAACCCCCACTAAACATATACCAGCACCTATCCAATCGTATAAATCAGTGTTCTTTTATCAATACGCCATCCCTATAATACAGAAAGAACAATAAATACTCCTCCATAGGCAGCATATACTTTACCGAATGATGGAAATGTGGCAATAACCATATATATCGCCAAGGCTATTCCTCCGAAAGCCCCCCAATAAAATGGCTTACCTTCTCTTAACCATAGCCAAATAAGATACCCTCCACCAATCTCTGCAATTCCAGCAAATATGAATAATACAATTGCGTTAATCATTTAAAGCCCACCCTTGATAACTTAATTAACATGGTAAGTATACTGTATTCCAAAGGTAGTAAAGAACTGCATTCCCACAGAACAATCAGAAGGCAAGAATCGTTTGTGATACAGGTGTCACCGTAAGGTGCCTTCATTACGTTTAGGTCAATCCCTTTGTTTGGTGATCTCTCCTCTTTATTTAAGCAAACTTTATTCTTACTTTTTTATTTTTTGAGTTCATTTCCGGCTGAAAAGGGGCAAATCTTTGAGCAAACTTTATTATTAAGGAATAATTTGGATAATGCGTTTGAGGTTATATGTGGCAAGGGATGAACCTAATTCTATATTTCTGCAAACTTAATTCTCATTTAACATCAAAACGCACAGTGTTTCTGCACTGTGCGTTTTTTTATGTTTTTAAAGAAAAAATGGAATTTTATGTTAAACTAATAGTGTAGGATATTTTAAGAGAAATATCAGGAGGACAATATGGAATTTGGTATTCATTTTTCAGCTTATTTGATTCTAGCTGCCTTAGGAATAATGATTGCAGGAAGGGTTGTACAGTGGTTTCTTCGGATGACGGCCAATCTAGATAATCTTGATGAAAAAGTGATTAATAAAGGGAGACAAATTACCATTTTTCTCATTGGTGTATGCCTGCTTGTACTTGCTACTCTTACTGCATCCACTAATTTAGAGATAACTTTTGTAAGGAAAATAGCATTATTAGTGGGATGGTTATCTGCCATTTGTTTTAGCATGATGCCATTGCTAGTTTACATTCTTGAACGATTTTCTGATAAGAAACAATGAAAATAAGCTTAGCTCTTAACTTGTTTTAATTTAAAGTACTGTCTAAGAAGTATGAAGATGCTAACGAGAAAAAGAACGAAAACAACGATCATGACGGCCATCCATGATGGGAAATACTTAGCTGAGTAGATGAAGTAATCTAATAGATTGATATCATCCGGATGAATGGGGGCGCCGTGAAATAGGAATGTGAATTTAGCAAGGTGATTCCACTCAAATTTTGCATCCCTCAGTTCACTTCCCTGGTACAGATTAATATACGCCAAGACCAAAAAGAACAGAAAAAGCGTAATTGACAACGCTGGATAACGGAATTTCAACGCACTCAGCCCTTTGCATTTTTTTCCATTATATCACTTCCGGGACATGGGGACAGGTTCCTTGTCCCAAAATCTTTTTATTTATGGAGGAAGAAGATTTCTTATCTAGACCAGGTTATTGACAATTATAATCATAGGTTATATAATTATCTCGAATTCAAGATAATTTCAACTTAAGGTTTTTGATGACAAACGAAGTGTTCTCTTTTTTTAAATAAATATCTCGAATTCGAGATAAAAACAATCAAAGGTATGTGCTCCAAGCTGATTATTGGCAGCGGCATTTGGGTACGAATATAACCTGGCTTAAAATTCAGCTGCTATTGGTTGGACTTTACCTACACGAGGAGTGTTGAAAATGAGCAAGAAAACAATGGGCATTCACCATATCACAGCGATTGTAGGGCATCCTCAAGAGAATGTGGACTTCTATGCAGGGGTCTTAGGGCTGCGTTTAGTTAAGCAAACAGTCAATTTTGATGATCCAGGTACTTATCACCTTTATTTCGGCAATGAAGGGGGTAAACCAGGGACCATAATAACTTTCTTTCCATGGCCAGGGGCTCGCCAAGGAATCATAGGCGATGGGCAGGTAGGGGTTACTTCTTTTGCCGTTCCAAAAGGTGCTTTTGGATTCTGGGAAGAAAGGTTTGAAAAGTTCAATGTTCCATTCACTAAAATGGAGCGATTTGGAGAGCGATATTTGGAATTTGATGATCCTCATGGACTCCACCTTGAACTCGTGGAAAGAGAAGCAGGAGAGAACAATAATTGGGAGTTCGGCAAGGTAACTCCTGACGTTGCTATCAAAGGTTTTGGCGGAGCAACTC includes:
- a CDS encoding MBL fold metallo-hydrolase yields the protein MIKNSKLNNIYWTSIPKKYLNVPYFELLDGVEGILGQVPSDKEILVVCAKEGSSIMIADMLFEEGLDVAYLKGGMKAWSEHLEPIKVGNLKDGGEIYQFVRIGKGCLSYMVVSNGEAAIIDATRMTDIYTKFAEDINATIIHVFDTHLHADHISGGRAIAEKTNATYWLPPKDAIEVTYEYQPLEGGIDVTIGNTTINIHALYSPGHTIGSTSFVVDEKFLLSGDILFIDSIGRPDLAGKAEDWVTDLRESLYKRYRKLSEELIVLPAHFMIIDELNEDGSVSKKLGTLFEQNHGLNIEDENEFRKLVTENLPPQPNSYQEIRETNMGKISPDEEKQREMEIGPNRCAVR
- a CDS encoding sulfite exporter TauE/SafE family protein, coding for MDFIFIITIFLLGFIGSFISGMAGIGGAIINYPMLLYIPPLVGVGVLSAHEVTGITGVQVFFATIGGVWAYRKSGYLNRTLITYMGISILLGSFIGSYGSKMMTEETITLVYGILALLAAVMMFLPKRGREGIPPAQVSFNKWLAGIAALIVGAAAGIVGAGGAFLLVPIMLVMLKIPTRMTIASSLAITFISSIGVTVGKVSTGQVELLPALIMVVASLVASPLGAKLGQKVNTKVLQWILALLILGTSIKIWVDILL
- a CDS encoding ring-cleaving dioxygenase, with amino-acid sequence MSKKTMGIHHITAIVGHPQENVDFYAGVLGLRLVKQTVNFDDPGTYHLYFGNEGGKPGTIITFFPWPGARQGIIGDGQVGVTSFAVPKGAFGFWEERFEKFNVPFTKMERFGERYLEFDDPHGLHLELVEREAGENNNWEFGKVTPDVAIKGFGGATLLSTQPDKTAELLERVMGLELVGNEGDFARYRSIGDIGNVIDVKLTPIGRGQMGVGTVHHIAWRAKDDQDQLDWQQFVQANGYGVTPVQDRNYFNAIYFREHGEILFEIATDPPGFAHDESQETMGDKLMLPSQYESQRSKIEEVLIPLEVRTLD
- a CDS encoding DUF4306 domain-containing protein, with the protein product MKFRYPALSITLFLFFLVLAYINLYQGSELRDAKFEWNHLAKFTFLFHGAPIHPDDINLLDYFIYSAKYFPSWMAVMIVVFVLFLVSIFILLRQYFKLKQVKS
- a CDS encoding sulfurtransferase TusA family protein, whose protein sequence is MNIAKVLDAKGLACPMPIVKTKKAINELEVGEILEIHATDKGTKSDLSAWAKSGGHELLKDTEDEGVLKFWIKKG
- a CDS encoding TetR/AcrR family transcriptional regulator → MRDKTDQIIRAAINVFVKKGFLQATTQEIAKEADVAEVTLYRKFSTKQNLFETVIKKVLENQFQTKIIKIAEENTDSFFLKILDDRLETLSKNHKMIKMLLAESLMGNLSNDLNFPVLIFNGLKKGIQLHFDCMNINANVELVAQQIGGILLSNVLFINGAPYFELTHEEKKVILNHHLQSLKANL
- a CDS encoding DUF3231 family protein; the protein is MLFGDRRPINIVEFGILYHGVETNITGMQLMTGFAQCAKDKEVKNYFIKGKELSKEIINETEQILLQNDIQPPATPGGTITSSQDAPFSERLMMYCTYLLCNFSIGGHGFGTGFSLRKDLNAKLMTFGKDTYEYMREGVSIMISNGWLEEPPRMDVNSLDKNNN
- a CDS encoding TetR/AcrR family transcriptional regulator, translated to MTTSDMVEELFSGENLTDKQKRIIEAAILTFSKNGFSGTSTREIAIKAGVAEGTIFRYYHTKNDLLQTIMDRTLIRLTDFYLDEDDLTNPSDYENNNLKDFVKKLSRNKYQFVKRYTPIIKILLQEFAFQKANWEPYLLGYYTGINREFRNIYLKMQTEGDFTEIEPKVAFRLTLSTIVGYLLMKHILLQEENLEDEDEVEVITNYVINGLLTKIGF
- a CDS encoding efflux RND transporter permease subunit, whose amino-acid sequence is MKNKIQKQSITSLKNTLKHMVPAVFTAIIATGLGFIALFTSPVPMIKDFGKMLTIGIGISFVVGLFILIPILFTRDRFFPKEGGKINKKHGKAKSDVILEKITKKVVSLKWLVIILAIITSGIGIWGDLNTGVETDVETFMPQNNQELKDIHKLRDILGTTDQVSIMYSGKNVLEDNTIKWTDTMTESLKNEFPNVVVDTKSITSVLKQTNNGELPENSVEIINNMPKDQLKLFINEGKTKGVITVGIKHLEASELKSFISNLESFVTQNQADSVSTTVTGKSVLDVEMVSSLTTGRHKMTLIGIGLVFLGLLVIYRHPVKAFIPLLPILFIIGWSGGIMYLFDIHYTPLTATLGALIIGIGTEFTILIMERFYEEREKGLSSYESIIMANKKIGKSVFASGMSVIGGFSALLVSDFVILSNFGMMTLLNVFFALISTIIVMPAILIILDKFIKVKIPMETQGI
- a CDS encoding MMPL family transporter, with the protein product MKVLNRIFVLIKNNSMKLILLSIVSIFVLAIGAASVNLATGNETLIEKDTKAFQDNLELEKEFGGESIIVLYESENPKDLLTIESIQHMEKLEEKLNAYDEIYTIISPNTMIQQISVKQSEKYLEGLNDVTAGLEKMGTTLKEISDKLGKNIGGNQGNDNLELNFENLNSGISKMIEGQKKLSDGTGQLVTGYSNIGNQLYQASINLKNLSDQLGKSLTKPEQQKQLQQLSQMTKQLEELSKQMVVASEKGAKLNEVPKNTITGLSNMQQGLNGQISSMNQLNSKKATQLNELKTLANGLSEMGNQLIVISENLNTMIAYSDNMTPALPKTQKTLNKMIYDDNGNLRDIFSGVMADENNMLMIVKFKGGVNDSTKSEVAGTIQNHLNNNELSEVSTLVSGKPVLDDSIRTSMRDSMKKMMGLSILFMIIVLTVIFKVKWRLLPLIVIMLAVIATIGLMGWLSIPMTMVSMAVFPILIGLGIDYAIQFQSRYTEEMEKEGETE